The genome window acatggttcggtcattaagaccaggatacagtccacccaacatagcagatgtcgcaggcaaattgctggataaagtgtacgaaagagaaattgagcagtgtgcaaaaggtctagagggcgaaattgttaacctgagtctggATGGATGGAGCAATgcccacaatgatcctgttgtatgtgtttgtgtgacaaccgaagaagggaatgtcttccttacagaaacaactgatacatcaggaaatgcacataCAGCAGAACACTTagaagaagtagcagtaaaagctataacaaactgtgaaaaaaaattcaaatgtctagcacgcagcttggtcacagacaatgctgcaaatgtatccaagctgagaagaaattatttagaagagagccccaagctaataacatatagttcagtgctcatttgatgcactcctagccaaagacttcagtgttccataAATAaaagctaatgttgttgaaattgcaaaatacttccgtaacaaccactttgcagcagctgatctgaaaaaagtgggaggaaccaagctaactctcacacaagacatgcgatggaactcagtagtggactgttttgagcactagatcaagaactggcctaatctgatgacagtttgtgaacaaaaagaTGGCACTGTCACCGCccaagttctcaacattgggcttacgagaaatgttgaacacatgctgagtaccctgaagcttATTTCTGTAgtcttgaacaaaatgcagggaaatagcgttttattgctgacactgttgaaactggaaggaactgagtgagatcttaaaaagagaaatatacaatgacagagttaaattacaagtaTTAAAAAaccgaatgggacaagcactatctctagctcattttcttgcaaatatacacaatactcagtaccagggtcaaaccttaactgctgcaaaagaggagttggctatgacatggacatccagcagtCATCCCTCCAGAATgtcaactataataaacttcagagctaagggtgaaccattcaagaaatatatgtttgctgacgatgttttaaagaaagtcacaccagtgaactggtggaagtcacttaagcacttggattcagagactgttgaagtgagaATCTcattttaacagcagtagcttctttctgctggtgtagaaagaatattttcttcctttggactaattcattccacattgagaaatcgtttggaacctgaaaaagcaagaaagcttgtttttcttttccagattatgaacaaacaggaaaatgaaggtgaagacgactgagttagctgcagaagccaatattttaagtttctcatgttgaccatttaactattttagttaaaaacaattttaacaaaaacaaacctgattttaaaaaatttgaatgtttaaattaaaaaattcgtatgcttgttttgttaattatgtttgctgttgaagaaaaaaatccagaatacctAACGtcattgttttagttaaataaaaatttaaatgtctgtctggtgatgttctcctaatacagcatggcaagaaaattctctaaatattaatgattaacctgttcaACTGGAGGTTAGTTCACCTcacaatgacttcataaatatctgcttcaattacctttggtaaatgaaataaccaaacaatcattcattttctgatatagctgtaaaactaatctgaaaagctttcaaaataaatcactttaaaaatgtatagtgtgtaccttctaaaaattaaACCTATATCTATCTCTGAGTtttgaagaatatgtattaaggttataacaaccaacaagaatgcacgtagaaatccatgattaaatagagtcttcctgactagtgatttaaattaatttgatttaaatcaaatctaccCTGTTAAAACAATTACAACTCCTATTCAATAAAGACCAcagcctgaaagaaatctttcccaaacttGCTCTGCTAGCTTTCAAACAACCCCCTAACCTCATCatccagaagcaagctccccacagaccaggacacaccaattcAAAGTAGCACTAGACCTTGCCACAACAACAGACATGTCTCCACTGCTGACGATCAAAACCCCATACAACAAACCTTTCAAGATCTATAGGCCCTAAACACCTCTGTCACAACATGTGTACCTCAGTGCACTAAATGCCGCAATAACAACTATTTAAGTGAAAAGAGACCCTGTCCCTgtctctcaaatgaactcacataggaaaatgataaaacacaaaaacatcaggtgaatacttttcacaaaatgcTCATCCTACATCTGACCtctcatcttcaaaggaaaccttgCAACACCTTCACAAGACAAacctgagagcttaaattcataactgtgctagacactaaaaatcatggtcttaataaagacactggatttatgccTTATTAAAGCCATCTGTAATGCATCTCCCCTTTTAGTCTTATGACTGagggggtgttaatgggccactttaccttgaatggtctcttagaacatgtgctaactacttatgctaaacaatctattccaccctgtatttagttgtgacactctgagtacctttcccagacctgaagaacgcTTTgtagctcgaaaacttgtctctttcacaacacaagttggtccagtaaaagatattgggcttggctacacttgcagatgtagagcgccgGGAGataaaccagcctttggagactgcagcagggaaagcgctgttgtgtgtttacactgtcagttGCAAGCgcagtggcgtggccacattagcagctcttgcaacaccacagagagcagtgcattgtggtagctatcccagtgtgcaagtgactgcagcgtgcttttcaaatagggggtggggtggagtggagtgtgacagggagtgtgttgtgtgtatgtggggggagagacagtgtgttttggagGGCAGAGagcgtgtcagcatgctgtcttgtaaattcagacagcagcaggggtcaaccccgacatcagcccccccccccacacacacacacgcacgcacacacacacacgcttgcctccacaacagcagcattccacagtgatggtttgctttgtgtcccagagcagataagcagccggctgtcagaaggagctttgaaaggggatatccgcatgcctgcagctgagttcaaaacaatgaccagagtggccacttgacttcaggggattatgggacgttttcggaggccaatcacagcgcagtaatgcaacacgtcgtccacactgacacccgggTGTTTcagccagagagcagcaagctttatgcttctcgtggaggtggattaccaggagcactccagcttcagagtccaggcgctctaagtcccttgccagtgtggacacctcaggagttagggtgcccggggatgatttaatgcactctaactttcaagtgtagccaagcccattACCACACACACCTTGTCTCATCAGTAACAAGAAGTTATTTGAGTAAGAAGTAATTTAGTTATTTAACTGCTTGAGCAAACTGGGAACCTGATCCCAGGATCTAAACTCCCTGTCCTTTTCCACTAGGGAAACCATGATGGGAATCTCACAGAGGGCCCAATACAAGATGTGAAACAGCTCCTGACACAGGCACAGAATAGGAGCTAAGAgcccattgcaggatcagagccagagtTTCTGTCCCCAAGAGAGGAAGGTATACTCAGAGAAAGAACTTACACACCAGAACCATTATCCTGCTAGTTACATGAAGTTTAAGGAGCATTCCAAGTTACTttggactagattcacaaagggacttaggcacctaagaagGCAGGTAGGTACCTAATTCCAACATTTAGACACCACTGGCATTCATaaaaccctgctcagctgccacctaatccTCAATAGGGTCCTAAGTTTCTACCAGTGGGCACGTGCAAAACTGCCTTAGTGCTGATACTGCCAAGCAGCCTAACGCATGCCTTAGTTCCTACAGGATTCTCAAACTGCACTAGTCTCATGGGTGGGACCCAATCTGGTTTATGTGATCTGGGCCTGCCTAAATCACATAGGACAGCTGGTGCTGAGAATTTTTGGTGCTGGCTGCCCATCCTATTATAGCCAATAGCTCGGGGTTAGGGCACCTGCCTACTATGTAGGATACCCAAGTTTGAGTCCTCACATACCtgatttggaacagggacttgaaccaggtCTCCCACTGCTCAGGTGGCCGcccactcagcttgctggcttctgtgactccctttcttaggcacctaacttgggAGCTGTAAATTCCACGGAGTGACGGCATTGCAACCCTTAAATCCCCTTTGTGAAACTAGCCCTTCCTACCTAAAACTTTCATTGACACAAACTTTACCAAATATTCCATGCTAAATTCTGAGGAGTAAGACAGATCAGGGCACTGATCTCCTTTTCTCTGGAGGGCTCCATGTGCTTCATTCTTATTAGTATTAAAGTGAGTTACTCACAtacactaaaaaaaacaaaaaacagagccACCCACTCAGACTCAATTAAAGCAATAAGCCCTATCTCAACAGAAATCAGTAAATCTTCCAAAATACGTCTAAGAACAGACTGTTCCAAGGTAAAAGCATTGTTCTGTGATTTTTATGTCTGTGTGGCACATGATCTTTATTTTTGCACTATCCAATTCCTTTCAAGAGTTCTTGAGATAATTCCATCCCATTAGTGAAGGCCTTACTCCTTTATCTAGATAGATGAATTATTAATGCCATGTGAAAGGAAAAGTTTAACTTTTAAGTATGCCAATCATCATTCTATTACAAAATAATTATTAGCTAGTTTACACTCAATTAACAAATGAAAAACTAGGACATATATCTTCTTGCCCAGGGGCCAGTAGGTAAATGTGGAAGAATTTTGGAAGCATTAGTGTGAGCCAGAAGCCATCAGATccctccttagaatcatagactatcagggttggaagggacctcaggaggacatctagtccaaacccctgctcaaagcaggaccgatccccaactaaatcatcccagccagggctttgccaagcctgaccttaaaaacctctaaggaaggagattccaccacttgcctaggtaacccattccagtgctttaccaacctcctagtgaaaaagtttttcctaatatccaacctaaacctctcccattgcaacttgagaccattactccttgttctgtcatctgctaccactgagaagagtctagatccagcctctttggaaccccctttcaagtagttgaaagcagctatcaaatcccccctcattcttctcttccgcagactaaacaatcccagttccctcagcctctcctcataagtcatgtgctccagccccctaatcatgtctgttgccctccgctggactctttccaatttttccacatccttcttgtagtgtggggcccaaaactggacacagtactccagatgaggcctcaccaatgtcgaatagaggggaatgatcatgtccctcgatccactggcaatgcccctacttatacatcccaaaatgccattagctttcttggccacaagggcacactgtcgacttatatccagcttcttgtctactgtaacccctaggtccttttctgaagaactgctgcctacccattcggtccctagtctgtagcagtgcatgggattcttccgttctaagtgcaggactctgcacttgtccttgttgaacctcatcagatttcttttggcccaatcttctactttgtctaggtccctctgcatcctatccctaccctccatcccTACCAtgcctcccagtttagcgtcatctgcaaacttgctgagggtgcagtccacgccatcctccagagcattaatgaagatattgaacaaaactggccccaggactgacccttgggttactccgcttgatactggctgccaactagatatgaagccattgatcactatctgttgagcccgatgatctggccagctttctatccaccttatagtccattcatccagcccatacttctttaacttgctggcaagaatgctgtgggagaccgtatcaaaagctttgctaaagtcaaggaataacacctccaactgctttcccctcatccacagagccagttatctcatcatagaaggcaattaggttattCAGGcaagacttgcccttggtgaatccatgctgactgttcctgatcactttcctctcctttaagtgcttcagaattgattccttgaggacctgctccatgatttttccagggactgaggtgaggctgactgacctgtagttccccggatcctcctccttcccttttttaaagatgtgcactacattagcctttttccaggacttcccccgattgccatgagttttcaaagataacggccaatggctctgcaatcacatccgccaattcctttagcgccctcggatgcagtgcatccttCCTGGATAATATGTACTGTGAGCCCTTGCTCTAATTTTGAAATTTTATCAAAACATACAACCAAGTTGGTCTGGTTTATTCTTTTCAAACTCACCATTATGATTCTATTTTGTCCTCAGGGTtaatctacactgcagctgcagTGGGAGGAGTGTTATTTGCAGCTCATGTAGACTTACCTGCACTAGTTGTACTAATGAGGATACGGCAGTGCTGGCTGCATAAGCCATTCCGATTTCCCTGGATACGTACTCGCTTGTGAAACCAGTGCTGAAGCCTATGCTGCTATGCATAGGTATTTTTaatgagctagctagattaaagttagcaTGGGTATGAGTAAATGAGCTGTCAATCATACCCCCACTTGCAGCATAGATATACCCTAAGTGTgacatgggaattttgccactgactttagtgggagggagggagaggggagttaTAATGATTTTTCTGTTAATATTTGTTCAATTACCTTACTAAAGATAGCCACTCCCTTACAACAAAATTAAACTAGAAGCACTACTATGAATTAACAAAGAAAAAGTACCTTGTTGAATGAGAAAAGAAGTATTTGCTGCTTTCAATCCATGCACATAAATCCTACTGGCAACAAATGAGAATTTTGCACTTGGCTGAGGTCAATATCTAACTCAAAGatcagaaaattattttaaaggcgCAGAACACATACaaacatagggccaaattctgcccttaaatATATCTGCACAACACCAATTCAATTAAAGGAAGTTACACGCACATCTGAGGATATAATTTCAGAAAAATAACTGACTGAAAATTAGTTGCACTAATAACTCAATTGTTCCAATAATCAAATATATTTCCCAGGAGGATTATAACTTTGCATGGATAATGCCAGATGCCCTGAAAATTGGGTTTCAAAGCATAGTATTTGAAGTTACCTCTCAATTTCTGGTGTGAAGACGGGGAGGAGGAAGATGCTCCACAACACAAGTGGGGGAAAAAGCAATTAAATTAAAAGTTAGAACTTGATGATTTCTGCATATTTAAAATGAATGGTAGAATAAAGACAGAAAAGCACTGTATTTAACTTAGgcaatatttaatttaataagtAAAAAAGATCCAAAGACTCCTTATTGAAATGACAAGGTCTAGTTGCTACCATCAGTTATgctacttattttttaaaaagttttaaaagtctTATCTGCAAGCGTTCAATGCAGCCATTACAattctgagttttctttttcattaatcAAAAGGTGTAGATTGTCACAGTCTGAATCAATgaagataaaaaaaattattattttatgattAACTATATAACAAAACACCTACTtcacttgttttttttaattgcccgTACTCCAATATTAGTGTAGTTTATGGTCATAAAATGCAAAATCAAAAGAAGTAATTTACTGTGTCATATTTTAGTCAATATGCCTGTTTTACAAACCTTTAAAGTTAATTATCTAATTTGATACTAGACAAAAACCACTTACTTTTCTCCAACATTACAAATCTACTTTATGAGACAGATGAAATGTGGTGTATATATATGcaaggcaaaacaaaaaatcctagcaaatatggcagaaaaaggaaaaattaccATTCAGAAATGAAGTTCCATTTGCTGCTTACAGGATCAAGACCAAAGTGGCTGTGAGAGATGTCGAGAACCCTCATATCCCAGAGAGTTGAGGGTGGAATGCAAAGAGCATTTTGCAAGACAGGTCCCTTAGTTCCTCAGCTCCCAAAATCAATTGTACGAATTGTATTTTTAAGTGGGTAGTAAGCACTGACAAGCTAAGTCTCTTATAACTTTTCATATTTGATGGAAAGTTATAggacaaaaaattgttttaaactcTGAATAAGCTACACCATTGTATAATGTAATAACCTGCTTCTACAGTTTACACATTTCTCTGTAGTACTTTTAAAACCCACTCATTTGTAGTGACTCTAATACAATATtaccaaaaataataaaatggcaCCAGTATATGCCATATTCTGAATCTGTTCCCTAATTATGTcaaaaatggaaagagaaactGTTTAGAATATactaattttttctctctcttcctccagccAGAATGAAATGTAATGTCATACTGGAACCAATAAGCGATTCAACCTGCCTCTTCCTTccatttttccaaaaaaacaggTAATATAGATTAGTAGTAACACTCTGAAATTACTTTCAAGTTTGTCCATATTTAGTTACCCGAACCCGAGTTTCTGAGAGAGCAACACCAACTAGTTTAGCTCTGACTAGAGTCTTAAAGTCTCATCTATATTCCCTACATAGAGTAGTGAACACTAATTCAGATTTGTAAGTGGTATTCAATGCTAGTTTTGTTTTCTCACAGTTTGTGCATACATTACAAATACAAATGTGTGAAATTATTTAGTGAGAGAAATATAAGTTACAAGGTGAAGTTCTTTAGTGAGTGAAGTACAGTTCTTTGGTGAGCATGGACACAATACATGGAATCTGCTTCTTTCCATGAAAACCTGGTTGGTTTGAATACGAACGAAATTCTGCCACCTTGCGATTTACACGTGTTAGTATCTGCATAAGCTCAAGTTTCTTTGCATGTTGTTTCAGCATCAAACATAGCGACTGAATAAACCAGGAGCCTTCCGATGAGTTTCTCCAGGAGTAATAGCCTacagaagaataaattgttaAGTAAAATACACTTAATTGGTCCAGTGTAGTGTCCTGTTACCGAGTAATGATCAGGAAAAAATAGTTAGTTTACAAGAGTAATTTTCTTGGGATCAATCAATCAAgagttaaaataattaaataaaggttttaaaatgAATGACTCTAGCTTGTTACTTAAATAATCACAATATACTTTCAATAGACATGACCACTCCATCTccaaaacacaacacaacacaaagagTTAGTTCAGATTGCCTAATCCTGACCACCTTTACTAATCTAGACAAATCCTAGGCAAAGGAAGAGTCAAAACTGGGCAATCCATCTTTCACCACACAGTGTTCTAAGTGCAGCAGCAGTTTCTATTTAATTACACCATTAAAAGACACATATACAacagggagagaggaaaatataGTCAGATTCAGGACCCAGTTGCTCAGACCTCAGCATCACTGTCCTTGCCCTTCTCCAATCTCCTATATGCAGGAATAAAGCTACTAATCTATTCCCTGCCATTGAAATTGTGGATGGAATCAGAGGAGTTCTAATACAATGTCTCATATGGACAATATGAAGAATTAGATTACCTCCTCACATTATGTTTGTATTAATCACTATTTCTGGGTTGTGCAGGAACTACAAGTGAGGGTGGAATCTATACATCAGAAGAAAATTTGATTGTCAGGTACTCCCAAAGTCATCCCAAATAGTAATATACTTTTTGTTTCTTGCCATAATTTATTTGCATAGATCTGATTAACTGGGCACCCAGTACTACCGCAAATGAATATTTGAGTCTGGAGGGTTTGACAGTGAAAAAATACCTTAACATTCAATTTATTGTAGACATTTCAAGCTCTACCTCACTTTGTGCATAAGCACaagaaagtgaaaaaagaaaGGCAACGGGAATCGTTTtatgaaagaataaaaaagaaagTATTCAACCACCTTCAAATCAAATGTAACATTAATACAAACAAACATCTATGTATTTTAGCACTGAAGAATTTTGACATGAGCCTCTCTTACCTGGAACAGTAGAATATGCATATAGGAAGTCTGCTTCTACAGGCATTTTCTGACATGTATTTTCCTCTGAGCTACTGTCTGTCTCAACTCCAGAATCTAATTCTGTCCCTCTACAAGCCtggagagaagggaggggaaacaaattGAAGAAACAGTAAAGGTCAGCAGTAAACATCACCAAGGTGTCCACTGTTAATTCAAACTTTGACATCTCACTGATGTGAAAAACAATTAAATGAACTATAAAAAGAATGAGATTCCTATACTTAATATGTTTTAGTACTGTTTGAATGCCAAGTATGGCAATCGGAGTTTATGTCATTGATTGCATCAGTTTGACTAAATTATGGGTTTATTCATTCAAAGTTTTGGTTTTTCATATAAGAATATATTGAAATTCTGACTGATGTTTCAAAGATTTCTGGATAGCCCCGATGGAACTCATAACTTGACCTATTACAACTTCCGCCTACTTACATAAAGCCAGACAGTGCCACCCTTACTCAAGGAGAATAGTatcttactctgcaagtagtccttttgaaatcaatataaGCAGTAAAATGCCTCATCATCTAATGGAAACCTTGCATTATTCAAGTACGTAGCAGCTCAGCTGTGCTTTACCTGAAAGAAGAAAAGTTTTGGCTTTCCCACAAGACTCTTACATCTGTCTCCTCTGAACAGGCCTGTTAATATTTTCAATTCAAGAGGACCATCTGTACCATAGATTAATCCATCTTCACCATGACTTaacaacacacaaacaaaactgcTTCGATTGCTGTGATCATCTTTAGCAACTAGAAAAAGATGAGAGAAATAATTGGTGTTTGAAACTTCCCATGCAATAGAAAAGTATGTTTATTATGATGTTAACAAGGACCTTATTTGGCAATATTGGGTTCAGCAATCACTTACACATACATGTACAGGCCAGCCATTGTACCTCACCTGTGACAATGAGAAACCACCCATGGCAAACATTAGGAGTAGACTACGTAGTTGGCAGCCTTGGGCATCTAATTTTTAGGAGTGGCTCTTGCATGGCTGCTTCCTACACTCCCAGGAGCCAAGACAGGttctgaggatctgccccttttAAGTCTCATGCATTGTTCAGAGCAGCAGTCATATCTGGGGCAAGAAGCAGCTAAACAAACGACAACGCATCCCAACCCAGTCGCCTCCACCTGCACCAGCTGGGAGAACTTCAGGAGAGTGGGTGTTTGCCCCTTTAATGGTATCCTTCACGTCCTCTGCACTGCTGCATACTTGTGGAACGGAGTGCCAAAGTCTTTAGTGCTAACCCTACAATAACCTGGATAAAAGGCTAAGTGAATCTCTATGTCCATTTAGTCCTCCATTGAGAGGAGTCAACAAGGTTGAAAACTGGTGACAGCTATGGTGATGATGGTTTTTGTGATATAAACAATATATTCAATTAGATctagacaaaaaacaaactttcTACATGGTAATGTTGGATCACTACCAACGTGGGCTATATTTGAACCAGGAACCATGTAATAAGAGGGCATCTATCATATTACTAATCCCCCGCAATGGTTAATGATCTACTACTTAACTTTTATTATAGATCCCTATCTTCTCATCCAATTTTATCTTAGTGATATTTGATATTATTGAAATTTATATTCTTAAACAAGAAGTCAGCATTCTCCAACACTATATCTTAGTTTCAACAACTCCTATTTCATCTGTGTTTGTGGCTTTATATTTTCCCATCTTTTACTAATATGAGTGTTTTAAGGCTCAGTTCTTGGCCCTTTTTACCATTGAGAACACATCAATTCTAGCTCATACTTAAGACATAACTTCTATCTAAGCTTTTACTTATAGAACCCTACCTATATTTCTATGTTAATTACATCCAACTCCACATCTCCTTTAGTTTATTATTTGATCACTGGGTCTCATCTATTGCACTTaattccttttatattttttctaaTCATCCTACTCTGTAACATCAAGAGATCCAGAATGTTCCCTCCAGAATATTCTTTTCCTTCAGAGAGAGGAACCATGTTACAGGCTTTCTACCTCTGAATCCAATTCAAAACATCATTCCTGGTTTCCAAAATTATTCATAAACTGCTCTACCCTTCCTTTAACCTTGCATTTGCCTATTCCTCATCTCACTCTGCTTCTATGATGTTATTCATAGAAGTATAGGACTGAAAGGTACCTTGATAAGTCacctagtccagttccctgcactcaaggcaggactacataataaccAGACCATTCttgacatgtgtttgtctaacctgtccttaaaagcctccaatgacagagattccacaacctccctaggcaaactgttccagtgcttaactaccctgacaattaggaagtttttcctaaagtccaacctaaatctcctttgctgcaatttaagcccattgcgtcttgCCCTATCTttagaggttaacaagaacaatttttcaccctcctccttataacacccttttatgtacttgaaaacttaggttctcccccagtcttctcttctccagactaaacaaaccagttttttcaatctttcctcataggtcatgttttctagacctttaatcatttttgttgctctcctctggactttctccaatttgtccacatctttcctgaaatgcggcacccagaactggacacaatactccagttgaggtcttagcagcatggagtagagtagaagaattacttcttgtgtcttgcttacaacactcctgctaatatatcccaaaatgatgtttgctttttttgcaagtgttacacttttgactcgtatttagcttgtgatccactatgacccccagatccctttccgtagtactccttcctaggcagtcatttcccatcttgtatgcgtgcaactgattgttccttcctaagtagagaactt of Natator depressus isolate rNatDep1 chromosome 4, rNatDep2.hap1, whole genome shotgun sequence contains these proteins:
- the CASP3 gene encoding caspase-3 → MADIKDGLQSGHDEADAKSLFGSQGKSLPVSKSMDSGIQPDESYKMDYPEIGICIIINNKNFLPATGMSFRSGTDVDAARIRDTFMTLGYKVNLHNDRTGKQMFDILQNVAKDDHSNRSSFVCVLLSHGEDGLIYGTDGPLELKILTGLFRGDRCKSLVGKPKLFFFQACRGTELDSGVETDSSSEENTCQKMPVEADFLYAYSTVPGYYSWRNSSEGSWFIQSLCLMLKQHAKKLELMQILTRVNRKVAEFRSYSNQPGFHGKKQIPCIVSMLTKELYFTH